The window GGAACCATCGGAGCGGCGCAGGATCATGTCGTCCATTTCAGCATTTTCAACACTGATAGGTCCTTTGATCATGTCAGTAAAAGAAGTACGTCCTTCAAGAGGAGCCTTAAAGCGTACAACCCTGTTTTCGCCAGGACCGAATTTTTTTTCACGACAGGTCCCGTCATATTTAGGTTTGCGTTTTTCTTTCATGGCTTTTTCGCGCATGGCATCAACCTGTTCAGGAGTACATTCACACCAGTAAGCTTTGCCTTCTTCTAAAAGCTGGTCGATATAGCTGTTGTATATGTCAAATCGCTCACTCTGATATGTGAGTTCTCCGTCCCAATCCATTCCAAGCCATTTCATGGAGTCAAGGATGGCGTCAGTATATTCCTGAGTGGATCTCTGACGGTCTGTGTCTTCGATACGCAGAACAAATTTGCCGTCATTGTGACGGGCCAGCAACCATGAGAAGAGAGCTGTGCGAGCTCCTCCAATATGCAGATGCCCGGTAGGGCTCGGCGCAAAGCGGGTAATTGTAGTGCCCATAGGATTGTCTCCTGAAAGTTTTATTAAAAGGCTCATAAGTAAAAAATCCGCCGGAATGGGCGGTATTAAATGCAGAACCTGTGAGTTCGTAAATGCTGGTGTTGAATTTTGCCAACCGGCCGGAATTAGAAACTCCGGCCGGTTAAAATATTAATCGGCAGGCTCAACGCCTTTAAGTTCGGGTATCTCTTTGAGAAGGGTGCGTTCAATAGCATTTCTCAAAGTGATCTGTGACATCGGGCATCCTTTGCATGCACCCTGCATGCGGACTTTGGCGATGCCTTTGTCCGTTACCTCAACGAGTTCAACGTTACCGCCGTCAGCCTGCAAAAGAGGTCTGACTTTATCCAGAGCGGCTTCCACTTTATCGCGCATGGTAAATCCTCCGTTTGATATGCAGGCTCAAGTACGACCTTTAGCCTCTATTGTCAAACCTGTATGGGATTATCTGCGGCTACGCAGCTACATTGGTAAGGATTGAAAAAGAGTCGTTAAGTATTGGAATTATAGATTTTTCAATCTCTCGTAGCTTTTCAGGTGTCAGTCCTTGTTCTTTCCATCTGTCGTTATTTATATCTCTGATAAAAAAGTCTCCACCTCCGCCGATACCAAAGCTTTTGGCAATTATATTGGCAAAATATACATACATTGATTCTGGGCTTTTTGCCGCTTTGGACGGGCTGTGATGATAAAGTACTGCTGTCACCAGTGAGAATGGGAGGTTCCATTTTCGCAGGAGCATTCCTCCAAGCTTAGCGTGATCAAAACCGGTGACAAGCCTCTCTGCTTTATACATCAGAGCCTTCTTATTGCGTGATATTGCTGTTGCTGCAATAGCTCTGTCCGGTAGGGCCATCATCAGTACCGGACGGCCGATATCATGCAATAATCCGGCTACAAAACATTTTTCAGGCGATCCCTGTTTAAAAAGTTTGGAAAGCTCACGGGCAATAATTCCACAGGCAAAACTGTGTCTCCAGAAAA of the Maridesulfovibrio zosterae DSM 11974 genome contains:
- a CDS encoding HDOD domain-containing protein, yielding MTEKITITKEILHDATTLMKERFTHADLKKPVLKTLFELGVTHVAKDLIEHPELYKPLAKLPMPKNQFDNIDPVSLLRSEVKLPSLPQVFIEMREVINDPSSSASDVARVISQDTALSAFLLRMVNSAFYSFPSQIDTISRAVAVIGTKQLSTLALGTSVMDMFKGLPTDIIDLELFWRHSFACGIIARELSKLFKQGSPEKCFVAGLLHDIGRPVLMMALPDRAIAATAISRNKKALMYKAERLVTGFDHAKLGGMLLRKWNLPFSLVTAVLYHHSPSKAAKSPESMYVYFANIIAKSFGIGGGGDFFIRDINNDRWKEQGLTPEKLREIEKSIIPILNDSFSILTNVAA
- a CDS encoding NifU family protein, translated to MRDKVEAALDKVRPLLQADGGNVELVEVTDKGIAKVRMQGACKGCPMSQITLRNAIERTLLKEIPELKGVEPAD